One window of Lytechinus variegatus isolate NC3 chromosome 2, Lvar_3.0, whole genome shotgun sequence genomic DNA carries:
- the LOC121407674 gene encoding E3 ubiquitin-protein ligase MYLIP-A-like — MLIFIKKPDGNVLEIEVGPKAVGLECLDLTCLKLNMVEGDYFGLQFTAKKGERHWLNLRNTITSQLPIGFSQPIRLDLRVKFHVEPHILQQDITRHLFFHDAKLLVKEGKFKAALKNAARIAALFTQAENGDFGASSDMEQLSGYFPQFADSEEFKVTAQAEYARLRSMRTEHALLSLLREICEMDSYGLDTFTAKTCSGQFCEVGVGAHGILVTNVETQDCVKIPLQSVKRLSVEKRDCQMHYELDDGHNFTTDKMELTLQTKEVAEGLYRSITEKVEFFTSETVSEPVKDQFVRDLRGSIVSFFNVNTDLGKKYSFDLRRTQQEVHDDARRKLFRMGISTQSCEDSADLSAQAHNRQEGANQLEQELQMYRDAVTCKVCMACHMDTVLLPCGHFLLCSNCADMVSSCPSCRLSIEERKKVFWDRPMNVT, encoded by the exons atgttgattttcatcaaaaaaCCGGATGGCAATGTGCTGGAAATTGAAGTTGGACCCAAAGCTGTCGGTCTGGAATGCTTGGATTTG ACCTGTCTGAAGCTGAACATGGTTGAAGGGGATTACTTTGGCCTGCAGTTCACAGCAAAGAAAGGGGAGAGACACTGGCTAAACCTTCGAAACACCATAACATCGCAGCTCCCTATTGGATTCTCCCAGCCTATCCGTTTGGACCTGAGGGTTAAATTCCATGTCGAACCACACATCTTGCAGCAAGATATCACAAG ACATCTCTTCTTTCATGATGCCAAACTCCTTGTGAAAGAAGGGAAGTTTAAGGCAGCCCTCAAGAACGCTGCCCGAATTGCCGCTTTGTTCACCCAGGCTGAGAATGGTGATTTTGGTGCCAGCAGTGACATGGAGCAGCTTTCTGGATACTTCCCCCAGTTTGCAGACTCGGAGGAATTCAAAGTGACAGCCCAAGCAGAATATGCCCGTCTCCGCAGCATGCGGACTGAACACGCGCTCCTGTCTCTGCTCAGAGAAATCTGTGAAATGGATTCTTATGGATTGGATACATTCACCGCCAAGACCTGCTCGGGCCAGTTCTGCGAAGTGGGAGTTGGAGCCCATGGAATTCTGGTGACTAATGTGGAAACACAAGATTGTGTGAA gatCCCCCTTCAATCTGTAAAGAGGTTGTCAGTTGAGAAGAGAGATTGCCAGATGCACTATGAGCTTGACGATGGACATAACTTTACAACAGACAAGATGGAGCTTACTCTCCAAACCAAGGAGGTAGCAGAAGGGCTGTATCGTTCTATCACAGAGAAAGTGGAATTCTTCACCAGTGAAACTGTCAGTGAACCAGTCAAAGACCAGTTTGTTCGAGACTTACGTGGGAGCATCGTCTCTTTCTTCAATGTCAATACGGACTTGGGAAAGAAGTACTCCTTTGATCTGCGCAGAACGCAGCAAGAGGTCCATGACGATGCGAGGAGGAAGCTTTTTAGGATGGGCATCTCAACACAGTCTTGTGAAGATAGCGCCGACTTATCCGCCCAGGCACATAATAGGCAAGAAGGTGCCAACCAGCTTGAACAGGAACTTCAAATGTATCGGGATGCTGTGACATGTAAGGTCTGCATGGCATGTCATATGGACACAGTTCTCTTACCCTGTGGTCACTTTCTCCTGTGTAGCAACTGTGCTGACATGGTCTCCTCTTGCCCCTCGTGTCGCTTAAGCAttgaagaaaggaagaaagtcTTCTGGGACAGACCTATGAATGTTACCTAG